One Vicinamibacteria bacterium genomic window carries:
- a CDS encoding DoxX family protein yields the protein AMVGAVMLVAAVSAHIRKGFFAHNGGYEYTLVLGATAVALAFTGPGNFALDQALGISWSGEAWGLAALAAGLVGGVVPLLARKTAPTSSSEQAA from the coding sequence CGCTATGGTCGGGGCCGTAATGTTGGTGGCGGCGGTGAGCGCGCACATCAGGAAGGGTTTTTTCGCGCACAACGGTGGTTACGAGTACACCCTGGTGCTCGGCGCAACCGCCGTCGCCCTGGCGTTCACCGGGCCGGGTAACTTCGCGCTGGATCAGGCGCTCGGAATCTCTTGGTCGGGCGAGGCCTGGGGCCTGGCAGCCCTGGCCGCGGGCTTGGTCGGCGGCGTCGTTCCGCTACTCGCTCGAAAGACGGCGCCAACGTCATCTTCGGAGCAGGCCGCCTGA